Proteins found in one Haloarcula litorea genomic segment:
- a CDS encoding ATP-binding protein, producing MTLESIQLSNLVETIWETVSATDAILRVETERTVEADRDQLRQLLTNLLRNSVEHGGPAVTVTVGDTANGFYVADDGAGLPEAAGEDVFDAGYTTADNGTGFGLSIVEEVASRHGWTVTASNGACGGARFEISTE from the coding sequence ATGACACTTGAGTCCATCCAGTTATCGAATCTTGTTGAAACCATCTGGGAGACAGTATCTGCTACTGATGCGATATTAAGGGTTGAAACCGAACGGACCGTCGAGGCCGACCGCGATCAACTCCGGCAGCTCCTAACTAACCTCCTTCGGAACTCGGTCGAGCACGGCGGGCCAGCCGTGACAGTAACAGTCGGAGACACAGCGAACGGGTTCTATGTCGCCGACGACGGAGCCGGCCTTCCTGAGGCCGCGGGAGAAGACGTGTTTGACGCTGGATATACGACAGCCGACAACGGGACAGGGTTCGGCCTCAGCATCGTCGAGGAAGTCGCTAGCAGGCACGGCTGGACAGTCACAGCCTCTAACGGCGCTTGCGGGGGTGCGCGGTTCGAGATTTCAACCGAGTGA
- a CDS encoding PAS domain S-box protein, translated as MEDDPSFADLVATFLEREQDAFTVRTETDPRDALAILEADTCSVDCIVSDYDMPGLDGLAVLERVRETHPEIPFILFTGKGSEEIASEAITAGVTDYLQKAGGTEQYSVLANRIQNAVGGYRAERYMNRGLEAIETAQDGISILNEDGYIEYANTACAEILGYTREELIGLHWETFYHDDDIDAVYDVLLPEARDGRWHGTTTFVRKNGSELDIEHTLSYTEDGSLICTLSPQATVDAGESKLSAKEQAMDEAPIGILLTDPHQEDNPIIYANDEFTDLTGYGKREIIGRNCRFLQGEATEDEPVQTLRTAIDSRESATVELRNYRKDGTEFWNRVRVAPLFDDDGELDLFVGFQDDVTDRKQYEQQLQSHSARLEALFEHSPDMFAVHDIDGVIRDVNQRLCDELGYTESELLGRKVWDIDPTADPERASSFWKKLPPNTPHRFEGQLERKDGSAFPIEVHLIRLNLEGKDRFVAMDRDISDQKRRERELVQQNERLDRFTSVVSHDLRNPLQVAEGRLELLREDCDSDHIDDIDHAGPDGFTHRGLADTRSNWRGSDDT; from the coding sequence ATCGAGGACGACCCAAGCTTCGCTGATCTTGTCGCGACCTTCCTCGAGCGCGAGCAAGACGCGTTTACCGTTCGCACCGAGACCGACCCCCGTGACGCACTTGCGATTCTCGAAGCAGATACCTGTTCAGTGGACTGTATCGTGAGCGATTATGATATGCCGGGTTTGGACGGTTTGGCCGTCTTAGAACGAGTGAGGGAGACCCACCCTGAAATTCCGTTTATCCTCTTTACCGGGAAAGGAAGCGAGGAGATAGCCAGCGAAGCCATCACAGCCGGTGTCACCGACTATCTCCAGAAAGCCGGCGGCACGGAACAGTACAGCGTTCTCGCCAACCGCATCCAGAACGCGGTCGGTGGGTATCGGGCTGAACGATACATGAACCGTGGTCTTGAAGCCATCGAGACCGCCCAAGACGGGATCAGCATTCTCAACGAAGACGGCTACATCGAGTACGCGAACACCGCCTGTGCAGAGATACTCGGCTACACCCGTGAGGAGCTCATCGGTCTCCACTGGGAGACGTTCTATCACGACGACGATATCGATGCCGTCTACGACGTACTCCTCCCAGAAGCACGCGACGGCCGCTGGCACGGAACCACGACGTTCGTCCGAAAGAACGGGAGCGAACTCGACATCGAACATACCCTCTCGTACACAGAGGACGGCTCACTCATCTGCACGCTCAGTCCACAGGCAACGGTTGACGCCGGCGAGTCAAAGCTGTCTGCAAAAGAGCAAGCGATGGACGAAGCGCCCATCGGAATTCTCCTAACCGACCCTCACCAGGAGGATAATCCGATCATCTACGCAAACGACGAATTCACCGACCTGACCGGCTACGGGAAACGAGAGATAATCGGCCGGAACTGCCGATTTCTCCAAGGCGAAGCGACTGAAGACGAACCTGTCCAAACCCTCCGGACTGCGATCGACAGTCGGGAATCGGCGACCGTCGAGTTACGAAACTACCGGAAAGATGGAACTGAGTTCTGGAACCGCGTCCGTGTCGCCCCGCTGTTCGACGACGATGGAGAGTTGGATCTCTTTGTCGGGTTCCAAGATGACGTCACGGACCGCAAACAGTACGAACAGCAGTTACAGTCCCATAGCGCACGACTAGAGGCGCTGTTTGAGCATTCGCCGGATATGTTTGCAGTCCACGACATCGACGGTGTGATTCGGGATGTTAACCAGCGGCTGTGTGACGAACTCGGCTATACCGAATCAGAACTTCTGGGACGGAAGGTCTGGGACATCGATCCAACAGCCGACCCGGAGCGAGCGTCATCGTTCTGGAAGAAACTCCCACCGAATACTCCACACCGATTTGAAGGCCAACTCGAGCGCAAAGACGGGTCGGCGTTCCCCATCGAGGTCCATCTCATCCGGCTCAATTTGGAGGGGAAAGACCGATTCGTGGCGATGGACCGCGACATCAGCGACCAGAAGCGACGCGAACGCGAACTCGTCCAACAGAACGAGCGGCTTGACCGGTTCACGAGTGTCGTGAGCCACGACTTGCGCAACCCGCTGCAAGTCGCGGAGGGACGTCTCGAGTTACTGCGTGAGGACTGCGACAGCGATCACATCGACGATATCGACCACGCTGGACCGGATGGATTCACTCATCGAGGACTTGCTGACACTCGCTCAAACTGGCGAGGAAGCGATGACACTTGA
- a CDS encoding MBL fold metallo-hydrolase: MATTGASVQLIRNATILLDVGDTTFLVDPMFTPEGEMPTVTDNPAVPEFLTTANQDRNPLVPLPDVDLTYDAVVVTHRHPDHWDEAAREELDADVPLFCQPEEADAFTDEGFTDVRPVDDETTFEGVTIHRTPGQHGHGDLAEEWVRSRASFSRATRQCMSPGTRSGTNRSRRHLTSTNPIWWFSTAAKRSSIRANPSRWGSRTSTLSERPLTPK, from the coding sequence ATGGCAACGACTGGTGCGAGTGTTCAGCTGATTCGTAACGCGACTATCCTCCTGGACGTCGGTGACACGACGTTCCTCGTGGATCCGATGTTCACGCCGGAGGGCGAGATGCCGACGGTGACAGACAACCCGGCAGTTCCGGAGTTCCTCACCACGGCGAATCAGGATCGGAATCCGCTTGTTCCGCTGCCCGACGTTGATCTCACCTACGACGCTGTGGTCGTTACGCACCGCCACCCCGACCACTGGGACGAAGCGGCCAGAGAGGAACTCGATGCCGACGTGCCGCTGTTCTGTCAGCCCGAGGAAGCCGACGCCTTCACTGACGAGGGCTTCACTGATGTTCGCCCCGTCGACGACGAAACCACCTTCGAGGGAGTCACAATCCACCGGACGCCGGGCCAGCACGGGCACGGCGACCTCGCCGAGGAATGGGTCCGGTCTCGGGCTTCGTTTTCGAGGGCGACGAGACAGTGTATGTCGCCGGGGACACGATCTGGTACGAACCGGTCGAGGAGACACTTGACCAGTACGAACCCGATCTGGTGGTTCTCAACGGCGGCGAAGCGCAGTTCGATCAGGGCGAACCCATCACGATGGGGGTCGAGGACATCAACGCTGTCCGAGAGGCCACTGACGCCGAAATAG
- a CDS encoding DUF6036 family nucleotidyltransferase, with protein MRPTFGREYIENEFQRIGDGLSEPLTVYLIGGGAMSLRDLKGATKDIDLVVPDGDAYGQLWAVLMDLGYAEVQSLDPDYRALGATSCVENDDGCRLDIFNQQVANKLVLTDSMQERSEPFLDTDRLTVRLVSNEDIFLFKAIAGRDDDIEDMNMLVQAGLNYDVVRDELEAQIERLGDDQFATFANEALVELEERYGVTTPIEGRVQELTNRYYRGLEVLQALDEPMTVDELAAELELDDEEVHDRIAYLSTFDRVRRDGDTVRPVE; from the coding sequence ATGAGACCAACATTCGGACGCGAGTACATCGAGAACGAATTCCAGCGAATCGGGGATGGGTTATCTGAACCGCTCACGGTCTACCTGATCGGTGGTGGCGCGATGTCGCTGCGCGACCTCAAGGGGGCGACGAAAGACATCGACCTAGTCGTCCCGGATGGCGACGCGTACGGTCAGCTGTGGGCCGTCCTGATGGACCTCGGGTACGCGGAGGTCCAATCGCTGGACCCAGATTACCGGGCGCTGGGGGCGACGAGCTGCGTCGAGAACGACGATGGGTGTCGCCTCGACATCTTCAACCAGCAGGTCGCGAACAAGCTCGTGCTCACCGACAGCATGCAAGAGCGCAGCGAGCCGTTCCTCGACACGGATCGACTGACGGTCCGGCTAGTCAGCAACGAGGATATCTTCCTGTTCAAGGCGATCGCAGGCCGCGACGACGACATCGAGGACATGAATATGCTCGTGCAGGCCGGCCTCAATTACGACGTCGTCCGGGATGAACTCGAAGCCCAGATCGAACGCCTGGGTGACGATCAGTTCGCCACGTTCGCGAACGAGGCCCTGGTCGAACTCGAGGAGCGGTACGGAGTGACCACGCCGATCGAGGGCCGCGTCCAAGAGCTCACGAATAGGTACTACCGGGGGCTCGAAGTCCTCCAGGCACTCGATGAACCGATGACCGTCGACGAACTGGCCGCGGAACTGGAGCTGGATGACGAGGAGGTTCACGACCGGATCGCGTATCTCTCAACGTTCGACCGGGTCCGTCGGGATGGCGACACAGTCCGTCCCGTGGAGTAG
- a CDS encoding methyl-accepting chemotaxis protein — MRRYLSSLPVLGTIIAVVRSSFRRKLTTALLVVFLIISIGTVGLYVQVGGLLEDNVEQSMTAAAETEADELREWCGKNRLVAQLLSEHPVFEDGDHTEVREYLQAQQGDRSDTEIVRAYVIDRRNQTVSVSSDGEMGGQPIEELGWTERFAFQDFDDVQVTDPYAVQNETVIGFISPIRRTPEQLLVVEIDTATIFDRFEHPVDGGFTRVVNSNGTVVFSDDAAATLTQYRDGNRRAPAVSSGLRGDSGFTESPAYETQPETEGEYVAAYAAVPNTDWVVIEHAPASEAYVITQQALRWIGGIAAFTLLALVGVVGVLGRDVTGALSRLTDRAEQIEDGQYDVEFDTDRPDEFGDLNRTIASTRDALQQRIEEIRETQTELEASNASLEERSEMVNVLNRILRHNVRNEVNVITGRAELAASRIDDEAAQADLEAVQNAAWELSTISSRTQRIKQLLAEENAEPEPVDLDDVASKLSGVDADTPCADVEFNGETNDRAIQATQTFPTAVADVVHQIATHNEREVHVDVTVTVTDAGTDEERIVLRIDDDADGLPELDVQAVNAGEESPLNHAEGLALWCLEWTVTKSGGELHVAPEDTTLKIKLPTASTGP; from the coding sequence ATGCGTAGATACCTGTCCTCCCTCCCCGTTCTGGGAACGATCATCGCTGTTGTGCGGTCGTCGTTCCGACGGAAACTTACTACGGCGCTCCTCGTCGTCTTCCTAATCATCAGTATCGGCACAGTCGGACTATATGTACAGGTGGGGGGATTGTTGGAGGACAACGTCGAACAGTCGATGACCGCGGCTGCCGAGACCGAAGCGGACGAATTGCGAGAATGGTGTGGCAAGAACCGACTCGTCGCTCAGCTCCTCTCCGAACATCCGGTCTTCGAGGATGGCGACCACACCGAGGTTCGGGAGTATTTACAGGCACAGCAAGGGGACAGATCTGATACCGAGATCGTTCGGGCATACGTAATTGATCGGCGGAATCAGACTGTTTCGGTCAGTTCAGATGGAGAAATGGGGGGACAACCCATCGAAGAACTCGGCTGGACTGAACGGTTCGCCTTCCAGGATTTCGATGACGTGCAGGTGACTGACCCGTATGCAGTACAAAACGAGACGGTTATCGGGTTTATTTCCCCAATTCGTCGGACCCCGGAGCAGTTACTTGTCGTCGAAATCGACACCGCGACTATCTTCGATCGCTTCGAACATCCCGTCGACGGCGGCTTTACGCGAGTGGTCAATTCCAACGGGACGGTCGTGTTCAGTGATGATGCAGCCGCGACGCTCACCCAATACCGCGATGGAAATCGTCGTGCACCGGCAGTCAGCAGTGGCCTGCGGGGGGACTCTGGGTTTACCGAATCACCAGCCTACGAGACCCAGCCTGAGACAGAGGGAGAGTACGTCGCAGCGTATGCTGCGGTTCCGAACACCGACTGGGTCGTCATCGAACACGCACCAGCCAGTGAAGCGTACGTCATAACCCAGCAAGCCCTTCGATGGATCGGTGGAATTGCAGCGTTCACTCTGCTTGCGCTCGTGGGTGTCGTCGGCGTTCTCGGCCGAGATGTGACCGGCGCGCTCTCTCGGCTAACCGACCGGGCAGAGCAGATCGAAGATGGTCAGTACGACGTGGAGTTCGATACCGACCGGCCGGACGAGTTCGGCGACCTCAACCGGACGATAGCCTCGACACGGGATGCCCTCCAGCAGCGCATCGAGGAGATCCGCGAAACACAGACTGAGCTTGAAGCATCGAATGCGAGTCTCGAAGAGCGGTCCGAGATGGTGAACGTGCTGAATCGCATCCTCCGTCACAACGTTCGGAACGAGGTGAACGTCATCACTGGACGAGCTGAATTGGCTGCGTCTCGCATCGACGACGAGGCGGCCCAAGCAGATTTAGAGGCTGTGCAGAATGCTGCGTGGGAACTCAGTACGATTTCGTCACGCACACAGCGCATCAAACAGCTGCTCGCCGAAGAGAACGCCGAGCCAGAACCCGTTGATTTGGACGATGTAGCCTCGAAGTTATCGGGGGTTGATGCCGACACCCCATGCGCAGATGTCGAATTCAACGGTGAGACAAACGACAGAGCTATCCAAGCGACACAGACGTTCCCGACCGCAGTCGCAGATGTTGTCCACCAGATCGCGACGCACAATGAAAGGGAAGTTCACGTGGATGTTACGGTCACCGTTACTGACGCTGGAACAGATGAGGAGAGGATTGTTCTCCGAATCGATGACGATGCCGACGGACTCCCCGAATTAGATGTTCAAGCTGTCAACGCAGGCGAGGAGAGCCCGCTCAATCACGCGGAGGGGCTGGCGCTCTGGTGTCTCGAATGGACAGTGACGAAATCTGGTGGGGAACTACATGTCGCTCCCGAGGATACGACTCTCAAAATCAAGCTCCCTACTGCTTCAACCGGCCCGTAG
- a CDS encoding glycine betaine ABC transporter substrate-binding protein, with product MPPMRRRFLGQIGRAGGVAVTGILSGCAKSEQPESESVTVRIGSKPFTEQKILSYLAYERLRRIDWIRAVDEIGAGNSLSNWEATASGDQHLYWEYTGTAWLQLPPRHDRRITDPESLFERVQADADSQRLQLADPAPFSNEYVIAADARWAEQTEISTISDLAAHIRNGGDTPGVAVNEEFFHRQDGWRGLASYYEIETANGEPIQTEPFIVTSIGLTYELLEQGRVQITSGFATDPQLNRSTVTVLEDDRDYFLPYQPAPTAYAPLIDEHPEVFEILSPVGSALDKSIMRNLNSRVLLDGEHPFAVATQFLEGEVLDDA from the coding sequence ATGCCACCCATGCGCCGCCGGTTCCTCGGACAGATAGGCCGCGCTGGCGGGGTGGCCGTTACCGGCATACTCAGTGGGTGCGCCAAGAGTGAACAACCCGAATCAGAATCAGTAACCGTTCGGATCGGGTCGAAGCCGTTCACTGAGCAGAAGATTCTCAGCTACCTCGCCTACGAACGGCTACGGAGAATCGATTGGATTCGTGCCGTCGATGAAATCGGGGCAGGAAACTCGCTATCGAACTGGGAGGCAACAGCATCGGGGGATCAACACCTGTACTGGGAGTACACGGGTACGGCATGGCTGCAGCTCCCGCCTCGCCACGATAGACGGATCACCGACCCCGAGTCACTCTTTGAGCGGGTCCAAGCGGACGCTGATTCCCAGCGACTCCAGTTGGCTGACCCGGCACCGTTCTCGAACGAGTACGTCATCGCTGCCGACGCTCGATGGGCGGAACAGACCGAGATTTCGACCATCAGCGATTTGGCAGCCCATATCCGAAACGGTGGTGATACGCCTGGTGTCGCCGTCAACGAGGAATTCTTTCATCGGCAGGACGGATGGCGTGGACTCGCTTCATATTATGAAATCGAGACTGCGAACGGCGAGCCAATCCAGACCGAACCGTTCATTGTCACGTCGATCGGGCTGACGTACGAACTACTCGAACAGGGTCGCGTGCAGATTACGAGTGGTTTTGCGACTGATCCGCAGCTCAACCGGTCGACAGTTACAGTCCTCGAGGACGACCGCGACTACTTCCTCCCCTACCAACCGGCCCCGACAGCGTATGCTCCGCTCATCGACGAACATCCGGAGGTATTCGAGATTCTCTCCCCTGTTGGTTCAGCACTCGATAAGTCGATAATGCGGAACCTCAACAGCCGGGTCCTCCTCGATGGAGAGCATCCGTTCGCGGTCGCAACACAGTTTTTAGAGGGCGAGGTGCTCGACGATGCGTAG
- a CDS encoding helix-turn-helix domain-containing protein, producing the protein MREFVFTVEYEKGVDGVMDLFIDNPDLYARSMEISATNEAVWGIEKIVGPAAVLDEFDDALERVADSPGTTGMCEAPVTEYEYTILSSNAESRKIHWLRREGDGSRSIPLVAAKHIGEGLIMRTERRGDQYRWRMLIDGTVSAIHEEVRANLREGLSLTVERLGTPPCLVDDGRVQQTLTPEQKSALEAAIERGYYEEPRQQSVAEIAEDVGVSRSTFQYRLNRAEAWLAQQFAADSLDVDLDVDLDPEDIEFIQ; encoded by the coding sequence ATGCGGGAATTCGTCTTCACAGTCGAATACGAGAAGGGGGTTGACGGGGTGATGGATCTCTTCATCGACAACCCGGATCTGTATGCCCGGTCGATGGAGATCAGTGCGACCAACGAGGCGGTGTGGGGTATTGAGAAGATCGTCGGCCCCGCTGCTGTCCTCGACGAGTTCGACGACGCACTGGAACGCGTCGCAGATTCTCCGGGCACAACCGGAATGTGTGAGGCACCCGTGACCGAATACGAATACACGATCCTCTCGTCGAATGCGGAATCACGGAAGATTCACTGGCTTCGGCGGGAAGGTGATGGTTCACGGTCGATTCCCTTGGTCGCGGCGAAGCACATCGGCGAGGGGTTGATAATGCGCACGGAGCGACGTGGTGACCAATACCGGTGGCGGATGCTTATCGACGGGACAGTATCAGCAATTCACGAGGAAGTCCGAGCGAACCTGCGAGAGGGGCTGTCGCTGACTGTTGAACGACTCGGTACACCGCCATGCTTGGTCGACGACGGCCGCGTCCAGCAAACTCTCACGCCCGAACAGAAGTCTGCGCTTGAAGCTGCAATCGAACGTGGGTACTACGAAGAGCCACGGCAGCAATCGGTCGCGGAAATCGCTGAAGATGTCGGTGTGTCACGGTCGACGTTCCAGTACCGTCTCAACCGAGCGGAAGCGTGGCTGGCACAACAGTTCGCCGCCGATTCGCTCGACGTGGATCTCGACGTGGATCTCGACCCCGAGGACATTGAGTTCATCCAGTAA